One part of the Paenibacillus silvisoli genome encodes these proteins:
- the gatB gene encoding Asp-tRNA(Asn)/Glu-tRNA(Gln) amidotransferase subunit GatB: protein MFEPNTYETVVGLEVHVELHTKSKIFCGCSTSFGAPPNTHTCPVCLGHPGVLPVLNRQALEFAMKAAMALNCQIADISKFDRKNYFYPDSPKAYQISQYDKPIGEHGWIDIEVNGQTKRIGITRLHLEEDAGKLTHVEGGFGSLVDFNRVGTPLVEIVSEPDIRTPEEAKAYLEKLKAIMLYCEVSDVKMEEGSLRCDANISLRPYDQAEFGTRAELKNMNSFRGVQRGLEYEQMRQADILDSGGKVVQETRRWDETQGKTFTMRSKEEAHDYRYFPDPDLVQIHIDDEWKARVRASIPELPDARQARYASEYGLPSYDAGVITASKKLADFFEESLQYTKDAKAVSNWIMGDLLGYLNAGGLELEDIKLTGQGLGEMIGLMEKGTISSKIAKTVFKEMLETGKRPQQIVEEQGLVQISDEGAIAEVVDRIVGGNPQSVEDFKAGKEKAIGFLVGQVMKETKGKANPALVNKLLLERLNQ from the coding sequence ATGTTTGAACCGAACACATACGAAACGGTCGTCGGGCTGGAAGTGCACGTCGAGCTCCACACGAAGAGCAAAATCTTCTGCGGCTGCTCCACGTCCTTCGGCGCCCCGCCGAATACCCATACATGCCCGGTCTGTCTCGGGCACCCCGGCGTTCTGCCGGTATTGAACCGCCAGGCGCTGGAATTCGCGATGAAGGCCGCGATGGCGCTGAACTGCCAAATTGCCGACATCAGCAAGTTCGACCGCAAAAACTATTTCTACCCGGACTCGCCGAAGGCGTACCAAATCTCCCAGTATGACAAGCCGATTGGCGAGCATGGCTGGATCGATATCGAAGTGAACGGCCAGACGAAGCGCATCGGCATTACGCGTCTTCACCTGGAAGAGGATGCGGGCAAGCTGACGCACGTCGAAGGCGGCTTCGGCTCCCTTGTCGACTTTAATCGTGTGGGCACGCCACTCGTGGAAATCGTATCCGAGCCGGATATCCGGACGCCGGAGGAAGCGAAAGCATATCTGGAGAAGCTCAAAGCGATCATGCTGTATTGCGAAGTTTCCGACGTCAAAATGGAAGAGGGCTCGCTCCGCTGCGACGCGAACATCAGCCTTCGTCCATACGATCAGGCGGAGTTCGGCACGCGCGCCGAGCTGAAGAACATGAACTCCTTCCGCGGCGTTCAGCGCGGATTGGAATACGAGCAAATGCGCCAAGCGGACATTCTCGACAGCGGCGGCAAAGTCGTGCAGGAAACGCGCCGTTGGGATGAAACGCAGGGCAAAACCTTCACGATGCGCAGCAAAGAAGAGGCGCATGACTACCGGTACTTCCCGGACCCGGATCTCGTGCAAATCCACATCGACGATGAGTGGAAAGCACGCGTCCGCGCTTCGATTCCGGAGCTGCCGGATGCGCGCCAAGCCCGTTATGCGTCCGAGTACGGACTGCCTTCTTACGATGCGGGTGTCATCACCGCGTCCAAGAAGCTGGCGGATTTCTTCGAGGAGAGCCTGCAGTACACGAAGGATGCCAAAGCGGTTTCCAACTGGATCATGGGCGATCTGCTCGGCTACTTGAACGCAGGCGGCTTGGAGCTTGAGGATATCAAGCTAACCGGCCAAGGTCTGGGCGAAATGATCGGTCTGATGGAAAAAGGAACGATCAGCAGCAAAATCGCCAAGACCGTCTTTAAAGAGATGCTGGAGACGGGCAAGCGTCCGCAGCAAATCGTCGAGGAGCAAGGTCTTGTTCAAATTAGCGACGAAGGCGCGATCGCGGAGGTCGTAGACCGCATTGTCGGCGGCAACCCGCAGTCCGTCGAAGACTTTAAAGCAGGCAAGGAGAAGGCGATCGGCTTCCTGGTCGGCCAAGTGATGAAGGAGACGAAGGGCAAGGCAAATCCGGCTCTCGTCAACAAGCTCCTGCTTGAGCGTTTGAATCAATAA
- the gatA gene encoding Asp-tRNA(Asn)/Glu-tRNA(Gln) amidotransferase subunit GatA, with protein sequence MALFDLRLQDVHNQLKKKELSVGDLVDASYSRIAATDASIRSFLTLNEEGARAAAAELDGVLASGGEQGLLFGLPAGIKDNIVTEGLLTTCASQFLRNYDPIYNASVMNKLKSAQSVTIGKLNMDEFAMGGSNENSSFYPTRNPWNTEYVPGGSSGGSAASVAAGQVYFSLGSDTGGSIRQPAAYCGIVGLKPTYGLVSRYGLVAFASSLDQIGPLTKNVEDSAYVLQAIAGYDANDSTSANVDIPDYVSALTGDVKGLRIGVPKEYLGQGIDPKVKEAVLAALKQFESLGATWEEVSLPHTEYAVATYYLLASSEASSNLARFDGVRYGVRAENPDNLIDLYRKSRSQGFGPEVKRRIMLGTYALSSGYYDAYYLKAQKVRTLIKQDFDNVFNDFDLIIGPTAPTPAFRIGEQVGDPLTMYLNDICTIPVSLAGIPAISVPCGFADGLPVGLQIIGKAFDERTVLRAAHAFEQHTEHHKQRPQL encoded by the coding sequence TTGGCACTCTTTGATTTACGCCTGCAGGATGTACATAACCAATTAAAGAAGAAAGAGCTATCGGTCGGCGATCTGGTAGACGCGTCGTATTCGCGCATTGCCGCTACCGATGCTTCGATACGCTCGTTTTTGACGCTGAATGAAGAAGGCGCGCGCGCCGCGGCGGCCGAACTTGACGGCGTACTGGCGTCCGGAGGCGAGCAAGGGCTCCTCTTCGGTCTGCCGGCCGGCATTAAAGATAACATTGTAACGGAAGGCTTGCTGACGACTTGCGCGAGCCAATTTCTGCGCAACTATGATCCGATCTATAACGCTTCCGTCATGAACAAGCTGAAATCGGCTCAGTCGGTGACGATCGGCAAGCTGAACATGGATGAATTCGCCATGGGCGGTTCGAACGAGAACTCAAGCTTCTATCCGACGCGCAATCCGTGGAACACGGAATACGTGCCGGGCGGCTCGAGCGGCGGTTCCGCAGCCTCGGTTGCGGCAGGACAAGTCTACTTCTCGCTCGGCTCCGACACCGGCGGCTCGATCCGCCAGCCTGCCGCGTACTGCGGCATCGTCGGCCTGAAGCCGACGTATGGCCTTGTTTCGCGTTACGGCCTTGTCGCGTTCGCCTCGTCGCTTGACCAAATCGGTCCGCTGACGAAGAACGTAGAAGATTCGGCTTACGTGCTGCAGGCAATTGCCGGCTATGACGCGAACGACTCCACTTCCGCTAACGTCGATATTCCGGACTATGTCAGCGCGCTGACCGGCGATGTCAAAGGACTTCGCATCGGCGTACCGAAGGAATACCTCGGCCAAGGCATCGATCCGAAGGTGAAGGAAGCGGTGCTTGCGGCGTTGAAGCAGTTCGAGAGCCTCGGCGCGACATGGGAGGAAGTGTCTCTGCCGCATACCGAATACGCGGTCGCGACGTACTACCTGCTGGCTTCGTCCGAAGCGTCCTCGAACCTGGCGCGCTTCGACGGCGTCCGTTACGGCGTTCGCGCCGAAAATCCGGACAACCTGATCGATCTGTACCGCAAATCGCGCAGCCAAGGCTTCGGCCCTGAAGTGAAGCGCCGGATCATGCTCGGCACGTATGCGCTCAGCTCCGGCTATTACGACGCTTATTATTTGAAGGCACAGAAGGTGCGCACGCTGATCAAGCAGGATTTTGACAACGTGTTTAACGATTTCGATCTCATTATCGGGCCGACTGCGCCTACGCCTGCTTTCCGAATCGGCGAGCAAGTGGGCGATCCGCTCACGATGTATTTGAACGATATTTGCACCATTCCGGTCAGCCTTGCCGGCATTCCGGCGATCAGCGTCCCATGCGGATTCGCGGACGGACTGCCGGTCGGCCTGCAAATTATCGGCAAAGCGTTCGACGAGCGCACGGTGCTCCGCGCCGCGCACGCGTTCGAGCAGCATACTGAGCATCACAAGCAGCGTCCGCAGCTTTAA
- the gatC gene encoding Asp-tRNA(Asn)/Glu-tRNA(Gln) amidotransferase subunit GatC: MSITIKDVEHVANLARLELSEQEKEQFTGQLNAILKYAEKLNELQTDDVEPTSHVLPVHNVMREDVVRESVSNETALRNAPDEEDGQFKVPAVLE; this comes from the coding sequence ATGAGCATCACGATCAAAGATGTTGAGCATGTGGCCAATTTGGCCCGGCTGGAGCTTTCCGAGCAAGAGAAGGAGCAGTTTACGGGTCAGCTGAACGCGATTTTGAAATACGCGGAGAAGCTGAACGAGCTCCAGACCGATGACGTCGAGCCGACCAGCCATGTGCTGCCGGTGCATAACGTCATGCGGGAAGATGTTGTCCGCGAGTCGGTATCGAACGAGACCGCGCTGCGCAACGCGCCGGATGAAGAAGACGGCCAGTTCAAAGTGCCGGCTGTTCTAGAATAG
- a CDS encoding ABC transporter ATP-binding protein, producing MIELTDVVKEYTVVKKQSGLKGSIKSLFKPEKTIVRGVDGISFRIEPGEMVGYLGPNGAGKSTTIKMLTGILHPTSGSVRIGGISPQESRKSVVKQLGVVFGQRTQLYWDLRLGESFELLKRIYRIDDETYQTNLAMMYEVLGIDELINTPVRQLSLGQRMKGDLAAAMLHSPSILFLDEPTIGLDVEAKQNIRNFIREMNRKRGTTIILTTHDLDDVEQLCKRLIVINHGKVVEDGPLSELILRMAPYRLLVLDLSEMPEPSALHHPGAELIKQEGLKLTYRFHKSAISASELISGLSAKLSVLDLSVKEPDIEDMIREMYRSSSPA from the coding sequence TGATTGAACTTACGGACGTCGTTAAAGAATATACCGTCGTGAAAAAGCAAAGCGGACTGAAGGGCTCGATCAAGAGCCTGTTCAAGCCGGAAAAAACGATCGTGCGCGGCGTGGACGGCATCAGCTTCCGCATCGAGCCGGGCGAGATGGTCGGGTATTTGGGCCCCAACGGAGCGGGCAAGTCGACGACGATCAAAATGCTGACGGGCATTTTGCACCCGACCTCGGGCTCGGTGCGCATCGGCGGCATCTCGCCGCAGGAGAGCCGCAAGTCCGTCGTCAAGCAGCTAGGCGTCGTCTTCGGCCAGCGGACGCAGCTGTACTGGGATTTGCGTCTCGGCGAATCGTTCGAGCTGCTGAAACGCATCTATCGCATCGACGATGAAACGTATCAGACGAATCTGGCCATGATGTACGAGGTGCTTGGCATCGACGAGCTGATCAACACGCCGGTTCGCCAGCTGTCGCTCGGTCAGCGGATGAAGGGCGATTTGGCGGCGGCCATGCTGCACTCGCCGTCGATCCTGTTTTTGGATGAGCCTACGATCGGACTGGACGTCGAAGCGAAGCAAAATATCCGCAACTTTATTCGGGAGATGAACAGGAAGCGCGGGACGACCATTATTTTGACGACGCATGATTTGGACGACGTGGAACAGCTGTGCAAGCGGCTGATCGTCATTAACCACGGCAAGGTCGTGGAGGACGGGCCGCTGTCGGAGCTCATTCTGCGCATGGCGCCTTACCGGCTGCTGGTGTTGGATCTCAGCGAAATGCCGGAGCCTTCCGCTCTGCATCACCCCGGTGCGGAACTGATCAAACAGGAAGGGCTGAAGCTGACCTACCGGTTCCACAAGAGCGCTATTTCGGCCTCCGAGCTGATCAGCGGGCTGTCCGCCAAGCTGTCCGTCCTCGATCTTAGCGTCAAGGAGCCGGACATCGAGGATATGATCCGGGAAATGTACCGCAGTTCTTCGCCCGCTTAA